The following proteins come from a genomic window of Helicobacter sp. MIT 99-5507:
- the cysE gene encoding serine O-acetyltransferase gives MGIFNDIKEDFLSIKKKDPAIKSNIELFFNYPGLIAIVHYRIAHRLYKRKFRLLARIVMGFTQFITHIDIHPACIIGKRIFIDHGIGIVIGETAILKDNITIYQGVTLGGVTLEKTKRHPTIESGVTIGAGAKILGNITIGENAKIGANSVVIRDVPPNSTAVGIPARIIQKGRIKDSHAMDKIPDIDRQLFNYMLRRIQILESRIDCKDCKQELQNLDNLYYNFIKSIKD, from the coding sequence ATGGGAATCTTTAACGATATAAAAGAAGATTTTTTAAGTATTAAGAAAAAAGACCCAGCAATAAAATCAAATATAGAACTATTTTTCAACTATCCGGGGCTTATTGCGATAGTTCATTATAGAATAGCACATAGATTATACAAAAGAAAGTTTAGATTATTAGCACGAATTGTTATGGGATTTACTCAATTTATCACGCATATTGATATTCACCCAGCTTGCATTATTGGAAAAAGGATCTTTATTGACCATGGCATTGGTATAGTGATCGGTGAGACTGCGATTTTAAAAGATAATATCACAATTTATCAAGGTGTTACACTAGGTGGTGTTACACTAGAAAAAACCAAACGTCACCCGACAATTGAAAGTGGTGTTACCATAGGAGCAGGAGCAAAAATACTAGGCAATATTACTATTGGGGAAAATGCAAAAATAGGAGCAAACTCTGTTGTGATTCGTGATGTGCCACCAAATTCAACTGCAGTTGGGATTCCAGCAAGAATAATACAAAAAGGTAGGATAAAAGATTCTCATGCGATGGATAAGATTCCAGATATTGATAGGCAATTATTTAATTATATGCTTCGCAGAATCCAGATTCTAGAATCTAGAATTGATTGCAAAGATTGCAAACAAGAATTACAAAATTTAGATAATCTCTATTATAATTTCATAAAATCTATAAAAGATTAA
- the speA gene encoding arginine decarboxylase has translation MFDYGINFWARDDFIIEDGKVKLGANPKIAIIDIVNKARENGYKGPLIMRFPHLIHKQLDKLFDSFHSSIKQYKYKGKFKAVFPLKVNQFPNFILPLVEASQDKDYGLEAGSKAELIIAMAYTNLKSPITVNGFKDKEMIHLGFIASNMGHNVTLTIEGLNELETIIEVAKEMNPPYPNIGLRIRLHSMGSGIWAKSGGINSKFGLTSNELLEAINLLKNSNLISQFTMIHFHIGSQISDISPLKKALREAGNIYAELRKMGCENLSIVNIGGGLAVEYTQHAGFNNKNYTLAEFSADVVFSLKEIAKNKKEKEPDIFIESGRFIAASHAVLIAPVLELFSQEYDEESLRLKEKNPLLIEELLDLYKNINERYAIEYLHDSLDHMESLLTLFELGYIDLQDRSNSEVLVHLIIKKVIDTLKHKNHNEILRIQEQIQERYLLNCSFFQSMPDYWGLSQRFPVMPLDKLNIRPTRSASLWDITCDSDGEISFNKNMPLFLHDVDVKQEDYFLGFFLVGAYQEVLGMKHNLFTHPTEFSIVFDEDEHCGYKIENLLEAQNILDVLDDLDYDTKDIERRLKQRIDEVPNLDSEGKKEVLGQLYIMLSENGYLRTIRKNP, from the coding sequence ATGTTTGATTATGGTATTAATTTTTGGGCTAGGGATGATTTTATCATAGAAGATGGCAAGGTAAAATTAGGAGCAAATCCAAAAATAGCAATCATTGATATTGTAAATAAAGCAAGAGAAAATGGCTATAAAGGTCCGCTTATTATGAGATTCCCCCATCTTATACACAAGCAACTTGATAAGTTATTTGATTCATTTCATTCATCAATCAAACAATACAAATATAAAGGTAAATTTAAAGCCGTATTTCCACTAAAAGTCAATCAATTTCCAAATTTTATATTACCACTTGTAGAAGCATCACAAGATAAAGATTATGGACTAGAAGCTGGAAGTAAAGCAGAATTGATCATTGCTATGGCTTATACAAATCTAAAATCTCCAATAACAGTAAATGGCTTTAAAGACAAAGAAATGATTCATCTAGGATTTATCGCCTCAAATATGGGACATAATGTCACACTTACAATAGAAGGCTTAAATGAATTAGAAACAATAATAGAAGTAGCAAAAGAGATGAACCCACCATATCCAAATATAGGACTTAGAATAAGATTGCATTCTATGGGTAGCGGAATTTGGGCAAAAAGTGGTGGAATTAATTCAAAATTTGGACTTACTTCAAATGAATTACTTGAGGCGATAAATCTTCTTAAAAATTCAAATCTAATATCGCAATTTACGATGATTCACTTTCATATAGGAAGTCAAATAAGTGATATATCACCACTAAAAAAAGCACTTAGAGAAGCAGGAAATATTTATGCTGAACTTAGAAAAATGGGATGTGAGAATCTTAGTATAGTAAATATTGGTGGCGGACTTGCAGTAGAATACACGCAGCATGCTGGGTTTAATAATAAAAACTACACTCTAGCAGAATTTAGTGCTGATGTTGTATTTAGTTTAAAAGAAATTGCAAAAAACAAAAAAGAAAAAGAGCCAGATATATTTATAGAGAGTGGTAGATTTATTGCCGCATCACACGCAGTATTAATCGCTCCTGTATTAGAGCTATTTTCACAAGAATATGATGAAGAATCTTTGCGACTAAAAGAAAAAAATCCTTTATTGATAGAAGAATTGCTAGATTTATACAAAAATATAAATGAACGATACGCGATAGAATATCTCCACGATAGTTTAGATCACATGGAATCTTTGCTAACTTTATTTGAACTTGGATATATTGATTTGCAAGATAGAAGCAATTCTGAAGTATTAGTGCATTTGATCATAAAAAAAGTAATTGATACGTTAAAGCATAAAAATCACAATGAAATACTAAGAATCCAAGAGCAGATTCAAGAGCGATATTTACTAAATTGTAGCTTCTTTCAAAGCATGCCTGATTATTGGGGATTGTCACAGAGATTTCCAGTAATGCCACTAGATAAACTAAATATTCGCCCTACAAGAAGTGCTAGTCTTTGGGATATCACTTGTGATAGTGATGGAGAGATTAGCTTTAATAAAAATATGCCATTATTTTTGCATGATGTAGATGTAAAGCAAGAAGATTATTTTCTAGGCTTTTTCCTTGTTGGTGCATATCAAGAAGTGCTTGGAATGAAACACAATCTTTTCACGCATCCAACAGAATTTAGTATAGTTTTTGATGAAGATGAGCATTGCGGATACAAAATAGAAAATCTACTTGAAGCACAAAATATATTAGATGTATTAGATGACTTAGATTATGATACAAAAGATATTGAGAGGCGATTAAAACAAAGGATAGATGAAGTGCCTAATTTAGATAGTGAGGGCAAAAAAGAAGTGTTAGGGCAACTTTATATAATGCTTAGTGAAAATGGCTATCTAAGGACAATAAGAAAAAATCCTTAA